In a single window of the Bactrocera dorsalis isolate Fly_Bdor chromosome 2, ASM2337382v1, whole genome shotgun sequence genome:
- the LOC105222688 gene encoding synaptotagmin-4: protein MGDEYSPDVSSMETIIPAILGFAAAAALSAVVYICAKRIRARNRKQNQHDASFPFQPTRRPTAVRSPSGQPPHYLKKSPSPTGTKQLGILQPMQDQTTSPIAPPTMKYVEEDEIQPTRHSRQLMNGEQKHSPTIETHATVVGQTTGGNGNNNGHNHYHHHHLSAMEDTAKELTIDQYGKLGTIYFKLRYLAERNALMVSIIRCRGLPCKSGGGGSGTGNGASGDGGSNSNGNKNGSNGSNDLPTGLNGRTQTATDPYVKLQLLPDKQHKVKTRVVRNTRNPVYDEDFTFYGLNISDLQNMSLHFVILSFDRYSRDDVIGEVVCPLSSIEIGDISKEALSISKEIQPRSLKIRAQGRGELLISLCWQPAAGRLTVVLLKARNLPRMDVTGLADPYVKIYLLYNGQRIAKKKTHVKKRTLSPVFNESFAFDIPAAEGIGATLDGVSLELMLLDWDRVTKNEVIGRLELGGPNSGGTALNHWNEVCNSPRRQIAEWHKLNE from the exons ATGGGCGACGAGTATAGCCCAGATGTCAGCTCCATGGAGACAA TAATTCCAGCGATTTTGGGGTTTGCTGCCGCTGCAGCACTCTCAGCTGTGGTATACATTTGCGCAAAGCGAATACGTGCACGCAACCGTAAGCAGAATCAGCATGACGCATCATTTCCCTTTCAGCCAACGCGGCGCCCAACTGCTGTGCGCTCGCCAAGCGGCCAACCACCACACTATCTGAAAAAATCTCCATCACCGACCGGCACCAAACAATTGGGCATTTTGCAACCAATGCAAGATCAGACCACCTCCCCGATTGCACCGCCGACTATGAAATATGTGGAGGAAGATGAGATACAACCAACCCGACACAGTCGCCAGCTAATGAACGGGGAACAGAAGCATTCCCCTACCATTGAGACACACGCCACCGTCGTTGGTCAGACCACGGGTGGTAATGGCAACAATAATGGTCACAATCACTATCATCACCATCATTTGAGTGCCATGGAAGACACAGCCAAGGAATTGACTATCGATCAGTATGGAAAATTAGGCACGATTTACTTTAAGTTACGCTATTTGGCCGAACGCAATGCATTGATGGTCTCGATTATACGTTGCCGCGGCTTACCCTGTAAGAGTGGTGGTGGCGGTTCCGGTACCGGTAATGGCGCTAGTGGTGATGGTGGCAGTAACAGCAATGGCAACAAAAACGGTTCCAACGGTTCTAATGACTTACCGACAGGCTTGAATGGACGTACTCAAACTGCCACCGATCCGTATGTAAAACTTCAACTGTTGCCCGACAAACAACATAAGGTGAAGACTCGCGTTGTACGCAATACACGCAATCCAGTATATGATGAGGATTTCACATTTTACGGTTTGAATATCAGCGATCTACAGAACATGTCGCTGCACTTCGTTATACTCAGCTTCGATCGTTATTCGCGTGATGATGTCATTGGCGAGGTAGTTTGTCCATTATCATCCATTGAAATCGGAGACATCTCCAAGGAGGCACTTTCCATTAGCAAGGAAATACAGCCACGCAGTTTAAAGATTCGTGCTCAAGGACGTGGCGAGTTGTTGATTTCACTGTGCTGGCAACCAGCTGCCGGTCGTTTGACTGTTGTCCTATTGAAGGCCCGCAATTTGCCCCGCATGGACGTGACCGGTTTAGCTGATCCATACGTTAAGATCTATTTGTTGTATAATGGACAACGCATTGCGAAGAAGAAGACTCACGTCAAGAAGCGCACACTGAGTCCAGTATTTAATGAAAGTTTCGCGTTCGACATACCTGCTGCAGAG GGTATCGGCGCCACACTCGACGGTGTTTCACTGGAGTTGATGCTTTTGGACTGGGATCGGGTTACCAAGAATGAG GTAATTGGTCGTTTGGAACTTGGCGGTCCAAACTCTGGTGGCACAGCGCTGAACCACTGGAATGAAGTGTGTAATTCACCACGAAGACAAATTGCCGAATGGCACAAGCTCAACGAGtaa
- the LOC125776167 gene encoding nuclear transcription factor Y subunit beta-like, which yields MVKIGYQPCNQGLDPGPSITITPRQTISNKQHQQKHQLQRDQSNDDGETNDAPGSSNHTDTHGSVGVPTLPSAALSSATARYPPPHQQHYATSNAVAPLSDALQQQYEQRYQLQTAYYHQQQQAPPSQSQQEDQHPSTQYHHAAATTTTVNQHAARSNRQATLSTATHHTTYTSQAATTTQQQQPAAMGHALTHATQQQQQPYQRTSSDVQQMSE from the exons ATGGTGAAGATCGGATACCAACCTTGCAATCAAGGATTGGATCCAGGCCCATCAATTACCATCACGCCAAGACAAACCATATCAAAT aaacaacatcaGCAGAAGCACCAGCTACAACGGGATCAAAGTAACGATGATGGCGAAACAAATGATGCGCCCGGCTCATCGAATCACACCGATACGCATGGTAGCGTCGGTGTGCCGACACTGCCTTCGGCAGCGCTATCATCAGCAACAGCGCGCTATCCACCACCACACCAGCAACACTATGCCACGAGCAACGCAGTGGCGCCACTGTCGGAtgctttacaacaacaatacgagcAGCGTTATCAACTGCAAACAGCCTATTATCATCAGCAACAGCAGGCGCCGCCGTCTCAATCGCAGCAAGAAGACCAACATCCGTCTACACAATACCATCATGCGgcggccacaacaacaacagtaaatcaACATGCAGCGCGCAGCAACAGACAAGCAACGCTGTCGACAGCCACACATCACACAACGTACACAtcacaagcagcaacaacaacacagcagcagcaacctgcAGCAATGGGGCACGCGTTGACACACgccacacagcaacaacaacaaccgtatCAACGGACGTCATCA GATGTGCAGCAAATGAGTGAGTAA